From the Actinomycetota bacterium genome, one window contains:
- a CDS encoding transglycosylase domain-containing protein codes for MTFPRIRRPGRPLVTACAVVSLAMLASSCAKLQPLTTKEALSRLDIASTKIYAADGSTLIANLHGEIDRNIITLDAIPEHVRNAVISIEDERFWLHRGLDAKSISRALVSNVSSASAEGSSVQGGSTISQQLVKNLYFPEAQRTIQRKMAEARVTMKLEETYSKERILEMYLNTIYFGRGVYGIQTAAESYFRKAASQLTLEEGAFLAGLIHEPGRYDFSNTDPPDRREQRREIAQTRRNVVLDKMVELEHITPEQRDAGAGQPLRIVDRTEDEWKYPYFVDMVLRQLGALRSTKTPVLDERFDVLGSTFQERAQRLYQGGLRVYTTLDPRAQEAAEEAVATVLPDKLEKLSASLVSVEPSSGYVRAVVGGRDYYPDNCEQNPQTYVCKLAKLNIALGEYGGGSGRQPGSSFKPFVLAAALERGVSLKRSYSGRPFSHKYAGQTWKVGNYEGSSGHVNLIDATVDSVNAAYAHLEIDGVGEGDVLKGSARVADVSRRMGIGFPTPDQLRQKCGPDYNKRDACVPPDSVPAIALGAKEVSPLDMASAYATFANDGVHVRPTAVVKITDAKGKVLYQADPEKRKAVAPGVARAVIHVLKEVINRGTGVKAKLGREAAGKTGTSQQWRDAWFAGTVPQLTTVVWVGNALDRPTEEMIPKNGYPFKIVGGSFPAMIWQYYMTKALTGIPAEKFPLPPESVFSFQSSDESEDEEEEETEESEPDGVPSVVGMTQAAAINI; via the coding sequence GTGACGTTCCCCAGAATCAGGCGGCCGGGGCGGCCGCTCGTGACCGCCTGCGCCGTCGTTTCCCTGGCGATGCTGGCTTCGTCCTGCGCAAAGCTCCAGCCTCTCACGACCAAAGAGGCCTTGAGCCGGCTCGACATCGCGTCCACCAAGATCTACGCGGCCGATGGCTCCACGCTGATCGCCAACCTGCACGGTGAAATCGACCGCAACATCATCACTTTGGACGCGATCCCCGAGCACGTCCGCAACGCCGTCATCTCCATCGAGGACGAGCGCTTCTGGCTGCACCGCGGTCTGGATGCCAAGTCCATCAGCCGCGCGCTGGTGTCCAATGTCAGCTCCGCGAGCGCCGAGGGGTCGAGCGTCCAGGGTGGCTCCACCATCTCCCAGCAGCTGGTCAAGAACCTGTACTTCCCCGAGGCGCAGCGCACCATCCAGCGCAAGATGGCCGAGGCCAGGGTCACCATGAAGCTGGAGGAGACGTACTCCAAGGAGCGGATTCTGGAGATGTACCTCAATACGATCTACTTCGGACGCGGCGTCTACGGGATCCAGACCGCGGCCGAGTCCTACTTCCGCAAGGCCGCGTCCCAGCTCACGCTGGAGGAGGGGGCGTTCCTGGCCGGCCTGATCCACGAGCCCGGGCGTTACGACTTCAGCAACACCGACCCGCCCGACCGGCGCGAGCAGCGCCGCGAGATCGCCCAGACCAGGCGAAACGTCGTGCTCGACAAGATGGTCGAGCTCGAACACATCACGCCGGAGCAGCGAGACGCGGGCGCGGGTCAGCCGCTTCGGATCGTGGACCGCACCGAAGACGAGTGGAAGTACCCCTACTTCGTGGACATGGTCCTGCGCCAGCTCGGCGCCCTGCGCAGCACGAAGACCCCGGTGCTCGACGAACGGTTCGACGTGCTCGGCTCGACCTTCCAGGAGCGGGCCCAGCGCCTGTACCAGGGCGGCCTGCGGGTCTACACGACCTTGGACCCGAGGGCCCAGGAGGCCGCCGAGGAGGCAGTGGCCACAGTGCTGCCCGACAAGCTGGAGAAGCTGTCGGCCTCGCTCGTCTCTGTCGAGCCTTCCAGCGGCTATGTGCGTGCCGTCGTCGGGGGCCGCGACTACTACCCCGACAACTGCGAGCAGAACCCCCAAACCTACGTATGCAAGCTCGCCAAGCTGAACATCGCGCTCGGGGAGTACGGAGGCGGAAGCGGCCGGCAGCCGGGCTCGTCGTTTAAGCCGTTCGTTCTGGCCGCGGCCCTGGAGCGCGGAGTGTCCCTGAAGCGGTCCTACAGCGGCCGGCCTTTTTCGCACAAGTACGCCGGACAGACGTGGAAGGTCGGCAACTACGAGGGGTCGTCGGGGCACGTGAACCTGATCGATGCCACCGTCGACTCGGTCAACGCGGCCTATGCGCACCTGGAGATCGACGGGGTCGGCGAGGGTGACGTGCTGAAGGGGTCCGCCCGGGTGGCCGACGTCTCGCGCCGTATGGGCATCGGGTTCCCGACACCCGACCAGCTGCGGCAGAAGTGCGGGCCGGATTACAACAAGCGCGACGCCTGCGTACCACCGGACTCGGTGCCCGCCATCGCGCTGGGGGCCAAGGAGGTCTCGCCACTGGACATGGCGTCGGCTTACGCGACCTTCGCCAACGACGGCGTCCACGTGCGGCCGACGGCCGTCGTGAAGATCACCGACGCGAAGGGCAAGGTGCTGTACCAGGCCGACCCCGAGAAGCGAAAGGCCGTGGCCCCCGGCGTAGCGCGCGCGGTCATCCACGTGCTCAAGGAGGTCATCAACCGGGGAACCGGAGTGAAGGCAAAACTGGGGCGCGAAGCCGCGGGCAAGACGGGGACGTCCCAGCAGTGGCGCGACGCCTGGTTCGCCGGGACCGTGCCCCAGCTGACCACAGTCGTCTGGGTGGGCAACGCCCTGGACAGGCCGACCGAGGAGATGATCCCGAAGAACGGCTACCCCTTTAAGATCGTCGGAGGGAGCTTCCCCGCGATGATCTGGCAGTACTACATGACCAAGGCTCTCACGGGAATTCCTGCCGAGAAGTTTCCTCTTCCGCCGGAAAGCGTCTTCTCCTTCCAGTCCAGTGACGAGTCGGAGGACGAGGAAGAGGAGGAGACCGAGGAGAGTGAGCCGGACGGGGTTCCCTCTGTCGTCGGAATGACCCAGGCGGCAGCGATCAACATCC
- the tyrS gene encoding tyrosine--tRNA ligase: MSFLPAEQQLQALSRHARVAPEEEFREKLALGRPLRVKLGLDPTAGDVHLGWTVVLRRLRAFQDLGHTAVLILGDFTARIGDPSGQNKTRPMLSASEVREFAGVLVGQVRRILSDERLEVRYNSEWLEKLGVGGVLALTSHQTVARMLERDDFSQRYAAQSPITITEFLYPLLQGYDSVAVQADVEMGGNDQTFNLLVGRHIQPAYAQPPQVILTMPLLEGTDGVGKMSQSKGNYIGIEEPPDEMFGKLMRVPDPLMIKYLELVTDLPGQEVEQVSSGVASGEVRPEAAKRRLAHSVVRMYHGAEAADAALERFDTVFRHHAMPQDIPERPLPDDCVQDGEVFVPRLLREVGFAESTAAGRRLIAQGGVRVDDKPLEAESVPADSLRGRVLQKGRRQFVRLV; the protein is encoded by the coding sequence GTGTCGTTCCTGCCCGCCGAGCAGCAGCTTCAGGCGCTTTCACGCCACGCGAGGGTCGCCCCGGAGGAAGAATTCCGCGAGAAGCTCGCTCTGGGACGGCCCCTGCGGGTAAAGCTCGGGCTGGATCCTACGGCGGGTGACGTCCACCTGGGGTGGACGGTGGTGCTGCGCAGACTGAGGGCTTTTCAGGATCTCGGACACACGGCAGTCCTGATCCTCGGGGACTTCACCGCCCGCATCGGCGACCCCAGCGGGCAGAACAAGACGCGGCCGATGCTGTCCGCCTCGGAGGTCCGGGAGTTCGCGGGCGTCCTGGTGGGCCAGGTCCGCCGCATCCTGTCCGACGAGCGCCTCGAGGTTCGTTACAACTCCGAGTGGCTGGAGAAGCTGGGGGTCGGCGGGGTACTGGCGCTGACGAGCCACCAGACCGTCGCCCGGATGCTGGAGCGCGACGACTTCTCGCAGCGCTACGCGGCTCAGTCACCGATCACGATCACGGAGTTCCTGTACCCGCTGCTGCAGGGGTACGACTCGGTGGCGGTTCAGGCCGACGTGGAGATGGGAGGAAACGACCAGACGTTCAACCTGCTGGTGGGCAGGCACATCCAGCCCGCATACGCCCAGCCGCCCCAGGTGATCCTGACCATGCCGCTGCTTGAGGGCACCGACGGCGTTGGCAAGATGTCGCAGAGTAAGGGCAACTACATCGGGATCGAGGAACCGCCGGACGAGATGTTCGGCAAGCTCATGCGCGTCCCGGACCCGTTGATGATCAAGTACCTGGAGCTCGTGACGGACCTGCCGGGGCAGGAGGTCGAGCAGGTGTCCAGTGGTGTCGCGTCCGGGGAGGTGCGTCCCGAGGCGGCGAAGCGGCGGCTCGCGCACTCGGTCGTCCGGATGTACCACGGCGCGGAAGCCGCCGATGCCGCGCTGGAACGCTTCGACACCGTGTTCCGCCACCACGCGATGCCGCAGGACATCCCCGAGCGCCCCCTTCCGGACGACTGCGTGCAGGACGGTGAGGTGTTCGTCCCCAGGCTGCTGCGAGAGGTCGGCTTCGCCGAGTCCACGGCGGCGGGCAGGCGCCTGATCGCACAGGGCGGCGTCCGGGTCGACGACAAGCCGCTGGAGGCCGAGTCCGTGCCCGCCGACAGCCTGCGGGGCCGGGTCCTGCAGAAGGGCCGCCGGCAGTTCGTCCGCCTGGTGTAG
- a CDS encoding MBL fold metallo-hydrolase, with product MSESLDAGRSASVRLPPPEGIEVLDVDLFGAPNLSCSYLVHAAEPVLVETGPTTVFETVRRRLQERRFEPRHIVLTHIHLDHGGGVGHVARLYPGATIWVHDVGARHVADPSRLVSSARRLFGDSLETLYGLPDPVPEERIRAIGDGDVIPLGDRELRVLYTPGHASHEITLYEPDSGAAFIGDSAGVCLGESFQKPATPPPEFDLEAALDSINRIAALRATTICFTHFGPAAEPSLDRAAQDLRTWDGVLRPLALRGAGLDEMTEALSGVVGDFPKGGAYAEAADDLSSMSNSVQGYMRYYRKHVLTDPQKDN from the coding sequence GTGAGCGAGTCACTGGACGCGGGACGGTCGGCGTCCGTGCGGCTCCCGCCGCCGGAGGGCATCGAGGTCCTGGACGTAGACCTGTTCGGGGCGCCCAACCTGTCCTGCAGCTACCTCGTCCACGCGGCGGAGCCGGTCCTGGTCGAGACGGGGCCCACCACCGTCTTCGAGACGGTGCGCAGGCGGCTCCAGGAGCGCAGGTTCGAGCCGCGCCACATCGTCCTCACCCACATCCACCTGGATCACGGCGGAGGTGTCGGCCACGTCGCGCGCCTGTACCCCGGAGCCACGATCTGGGTCCACGACGTGGGGGCCCGGCACGTAGCCGACCCGTCGAGGCTGGTGTCCAGCGCCCGCAGGTTGTTCGGTGACTCGCTTGAAACCCTCTACGGGCTTCCCGACCCCGTCCCGGAGGAGCGCATCCGCGCCATCGGCGACGGCGACGTCATCCCGCTGGGCGACCGGGAGCTGAGAGTGCTGTACACCCCCGGACACGCCAGCCACGAGATCACGCTCTACGAGCCGGACTCCGGCGCCGCGTTCATCGGCGACTCTGCGGGGGTCTGCCTTGGGGAGTCGTTCCAGAAGCCGGCCACTCCCCCGCCCGAGTTCGACCTGGAGGCGGCACTGGACTCGATCAACAGGATCGCGGCATTGCGCGCGACGACAATCTGCTTTACGCACTTCGGCCCGGCGGCCGAGCCGTCCCTGGATCGGGCCGCGCAGGACCTGCGCACGTGGGACGGGGTCCTGCGCCCGCTGGCGCTGCGAGGCGCGGGCCTCGACGAGATGACCGAGGCTCTGTCCGGGGTCGTCGGTGACTTTCCGAAGGGCGGCGCCTACGCCGAGGCAGCGGACGATCTGTCGTCGATGTCCAACAGCGTGCAGGGCTACATGCGCTACTACCGCAAGCACGTCCTGACGGACCCGCAGAAGGACAACTGA